The following are encoded together in the Streptomyces tsukubensis genome:
- a CDS encoding type VII secretion system-associated protein yields the protein MSETSGEARAVADPAEPVLDDGAATATVDPAPPEEFIEAAKLAPDHWLYLIDPTWSDEGPPPEWAVVGQWRSDAEGEIVEWQDNEDYRPSPASMGWPDPADEVDAAIQLATTGYGPADDVTKALANAEVAVLVTADGDPVRASAPDSTPVVLVYSSPKYLHLAGRLAFETTKVPEFLDRIPEGHSMCINSSGPVSMVMTTDGLADIMTAAQEAPEGEEEQSPSAARSVWPQQTMSTEPAAGAESASASSSVESGTESASAASEPASVSEPGQDTAAGEGR from the coding sequence ATGAGTGAGACCAGCGGCGAGGCCCGTGCCGTAGCCGACCCCGCGGAGCCGGTACTGGACGACGGTGCCGCCACCGCTACGGTGGACCCCGCCCCGCCGGAGGAGTTCATCGAGGCGGCCAAGCTCGCGCCCGACCACTGGCTGTACTTGATCGACCCGACCTGGTCCGACGAGGGCCCGCCGCCGGAGTGGGCCGTGGTGGGCCAGTGGCGCTCCGACGCGGAGGGCGAGATCGTCGAGTGGCAGGACAACGAGGACTACCGGCCCTCCCCGGCGTCGATGGGCTGGCCCGACCCCGCCGACGAGGTGGACGCTGCCATCCAGTTGGCCACCACCGGTTACGGCCCCGCCGACGACGTCACCAAGGCGCTGGCCAACGCCGAGGTGGCCGTACTGGTCACGGCCGACGGCGACCCGGTACGCGCCTCGGCGCCCGACAGCACCCCCGTGGTCCTCGTCTACTCCTCCCCGAAGTACCTGCACCTCGCGGGGCGGCTGGCCTTCGAGACGACCAAGGTGCCCGAGTTCCTCGACCGGATCCCCGAGGGGCACAGCATGTGCATCAACAGCTCGGGTCCTGTCAGCATGGTGATGACCACCGACGGCCTCGCGGACATCATGACGGCGGCCCAGGAGGCGCCCGAGGGGGAGGAGGAGCAGTCCCCGTCCGCCGCCCGGTCCGTCTGGCCGCAGCAGACGATGAGCACCGAACCGGCGGCGGGCGCCGAGTCCGCCTCCGCCTCCTCCTCCGTCGAGTCCGGCACGGAGTCCGCCTCCGCCGCCTCCGAGCCGGCGTCCGTGTCCGAACCCGGTCAGGACACCGCTGCGGGGGAGGGACGTTGA
- a CDS encoding RICIN domain-containing protein has protein sequence MPNKEPTGQEGPVVRRAVPLPGSAGPPDPDVLPKQGGAPNGSSPATTSGETPGLPTPPASFGPTSSAGSEGLSGSGASSKEKEGEGGASGPEPVKGAAGSVPGPEAGPGTDPETAPDPDPDTDPETDPTSDPTASGKEGASEATTVVTPTSLPTPMPKSGSALTPAAQSSAPAVKNSLAQSAKASTSSAHTAEPTVSPTASAHGGPGAGAAGATATASASGGNPPEASTAAGADGTPPSGRPTKALRAAAAIAGALLIAVPLLVLGSGDDDDKKKTEAAAAGMTIPKGDEVAAEGSYKGKSPSPSASAKKDEDAKGAKDAKGEKDEDSKDAGTEPDESAKGSDAKANGGSGAAKEQSSKDEDKKEPETKTKTKTKAKTNTVARLTTGVGSTWAARKQIRNVMTGMCADVPGYGKGKIEGQVHQFPCADPRSSDNQTWDIVRKHKGKAPNGSDLFVIRNSTDGLCMDLPGSGGVPGATGIQEYTCDGGLDDNQLFWLDGKGGGKWWIRNYASDNMCLDVWGKTFGSGGSAARLGLANCYPKDDHMWRFT, from the coding sequence ATGCCCAACAAGGAACCAACGGGCCAGGAGGGGCCAGTGGTACGGCGCGCCGTACCGCTGCCCGGCTCCGCGGGCCCGCCTGACCCGGACGTGCTGCCGAAGCAGGGAGGCGCCCCGAACGGGTCGTCCCCCGCGACGACTTCGGGTGAGACGCCGGGACTGCCCACACCCCCGGCCTCCTTCGGCCCCACCTCGTCGGCAGGCTCGGAGGGACTGTCAGGTTCAGGCGCGTCAAGTAAGGAGAAGGAGGGCGAGGGCGGGGCCTCGGGCCCCGAGCCGGTGAAGGGCGCCGCGGGTTCCGTACCGGGCCCGGAGGCGGGCCCAGGAACCGACCCGGAGACGGCTCCCGACCCGGATCCCGACACGGACCCGGAGACGGACCCCACATCGGACCCCACCGCGTCCGGCAAGGAGGGCGCGTCCGAGGCCACGACAGTGGTCACGCCCACGTCCCTGCCCACGCCCATGCCCAAGTCGGGCTCCGCGTTGACCCCCGCGGCTCAGTCGTCCGCGCCCGCGGTGAAGAACTCCTTGGCGCAGTCGGCGAAGGCGTCGACGTCGTCGGCCCACACGGCGGAGCCCACCGTTTCCCCCACCGCCTCCGCGCACGGGGGCCCCGGTGCGGGCGCGGCGGGTGCCACGGCGACGGCGTCCGCGTCCGGCGGCAACCCGCCTGAGGCGTCCACCGCCGCCGGCGCCGACGGGACACCCCCTTCAGGGCGTCCCACCAAGGCGCTGCGCGCGGCCGCGGCCATCGCGGGCGCGCTGCTGATAGCCGTGCCGCTCCTGGTTCTCGGCTCCGGTGACGACGACGACAAGAAGAAGACCGAGGCCGCGGCTGCCGGGATGACCATCCCGAAGGGCGACGAGGTGGCGGCCGAAGGCTCGTACAAGGGCAAGTCGCCCTCGCCCTCGGCCTCGGCGAAGAAGGACGAGGACGCCAAGGGCGCGAAGGACGCCAAGGGCGAGAAGGACGAGGACTCCAAGGACGCCGGGACGGAGCCCGACGAGAGCGCGAAGGGCTCTGACGCCAAGGCGAACGGCGGTTCCGGCGCCGCCAAGGAGCAGTCCTCGAAGGATGAGGACAAGAAGGAGCCTGAGACCAAGACCAAGACCAAGACCAAGGCCAAGACCAACACGGTGGCGCGACTCACCACCGGGGTCGGCTCCACGTGGGCCGCGAGGAAGCAGATCCGCAATGTCATGACCGGCATGTGCGCGGACGTTCCTGGCTACGGCAAGGGGAAAATCGAAGGACAGGTCCACCAGTTCCCGTGTGCCGATCCCCGCAGCTCGGACAACCAGACGTGGGACATCGTGCGGAAGCACAAGGGCAAGGCCCCCAACGGCAGCGACCTCTTCGTGATCCGCAACAGCACGGACGGCCTCTGCATGGACCTGCCGGGGAGCGGCGGTGTGCCCGGCGCGACGGGGATCCAGGAGTACACCTGCGACGGCGGCCTCGACGACAACCAGCTCTTCTGGCTGGACGGCAAGGGCGGCGGCAAGTGGTGGATCCGTAACTACGCGTCCGACAACATGTGCCTCGACGTCTGGGGCAAGACCTTCGGCTCCGGCGGGTCCGCCGCGCGGCTCGGCCTGGCGAACTGCTACCCGAAGGACGACCACATGTGGCGGTTCACCTGA
- a CDS encoding LysR family transcriptional regulator, whose amino-acid sequence MDIRQLRTFHRVAALGSFTRAAAELNYAQSSVTAQIKSLEVSLGSELFERVAGKVKLSPAGTRLLPYAGQMLTLADEARGVASPDAQPEGVLTIGTMESITSYRMPTVLEFFHHRYPRLQLALRPSLCAETLHSLRQGVFDAGFLMEAETQHSGVQSEVLGVEPMALVAAPGHRLASEVKVATEDLRRESVLAPEAGCAYRELLEAELNDGSGEPVPFLEFGNIEAIKRGVGAGLGISLLPRMAVAAEVASGALTQLAWETPFVLYTQLAWRRGSQLSRERQVFVEQVIDFLSHEYREG is encoded by the coding sequence ATGGACATCCGGCAACTCCGGACCTTTCACCGTGTAGCCGCGCTGGGGAGTTTCACCCGGGCAGCGGCCGAGCTGAACTATGCGCAGTCGAGCGTGACCGCGCAGATCAAGAGCCTTGAAGTCTCTCTGGGCAGCGAGCTGTTCGAGCGGGTGGCGGGGAAGGTCAAGCTCTCCCCCGCGGGCACGCGACTCCTGCCGTACGCGGGTCAGATGCTGACGCTCGCGGACGAGGCACGCGGTGTGGCCTCGCCCGACGCGCAGCCCGAGGGTGTGCTCACCATCGGGACCATGGAGAGCATCACCTCCTACCGCATGCCGACCGTGCTGGAGTTCTTCCACCACCGCTACCCGCGTCTGCAACTCGCCCTGCGCCCCAGCCTCTGCGCGGAGACGCTGCACTCGCTGCGGCAGGGGGTCTTCGACGCGGGTTTCCTGATGGAGGCCGAGACACAGCACTCCGGTGTCCAGAGCGAGGTGCTCGGCGTGGAGCCGATGGCCCTGGTGGCGGCGCCGGGACACCGGCTGGCCAGCGAGGTCAAGGTGGCCACCGAGGATCTGCGCAGGGAGTCGGTACTGGCCCCGGAGGCGGGCTGCGCCTACCGCGAGCTGCTGGAGGCCGAACTCAACGACGGCTCGGGCGAGCCTGTCCCGTTCCTGGAGTTCGGCAACATCGAGGCCATCAAACGCGGAGTCGGCGCGGGGCTCGGCATCAGCCTGCTGCCGAGGATGGCTGTCGCGGCCGAGGTGGCCTCGGGGGCGCTCACGCAACTCGCCTGGGAGACGCCGTTCGTGCTGTACACCCAGCTCGCCTGGCGCAGGGGCTCACAGCTCTCGCGGGAGCGTCAGGTCTTCGTGGAGCAGGTCATCGACTTTCTGAGCCACGAGTACCGAGAGGGCTGA
- a CDS encoding cobalamin B12-binding domain-containing protein encodes MQQVMLPAKRFVVSSVSSDAHMWNLVFLQLLLEEQGADVTNLGACVPDDLIIEECLRTQPDALVISTVNGHGHLDGLRLIRRIRSVPELADLRVVIGGKLGVRGADNIVFAEELSLSGYDAVFEAQGGMDGFQEFLGALDSASRPELTSGVAA; translated from the coding sequence ATGCAACAGGTCATGCTCCCTGCGAAGAGGTTCGTCGTTTCGAGTGTCTCGTCCGACGCCCACATGTGGAATCTCGTTTTTCTGCAGCTCCTGCTGGAGGAGCAGGGTGCGGACGTCACCAACTTGGGTGCCTGTGTGCCCGACGATCTCATTATTGAAGAGTGCTTGCGTACGCAGCCGGACGCCCTGGTCATCAGCACCGTGAACGGCCACGGTCACCTCGACGGACTCCGGCTCATCCGACGCATCAGGAGTGTTCCGGAACTCGCGGACCTGCGCGTGGTTATCGGCGGAAAACTCGGGGTGCGAGGGGCGGACAACATTGTGTTCGCCGAGGAACTCTCGCTCAGCGGATATGACGCAGTATTTGAGGCCCAAGGAGGCATGGACGGTTTCCAGGAATTCCTGGGAGCGCTCGACAGTGCTAGCCGGCCGGAACTCACTTCAGGGGTGGCCGCGTGA
- a CDS encoding methylaspartate mutase, whose protein sequence is MTGSETGVAPRAGSDVTPRGRFSRHVREAHAQGRLVVQPRMGFADLATMREGLIQAREADAATIGTVTLDSYTRVNDHDSARQALRTGAELNGFPLVAHGSSATRDMLDSVERSDFPVQVRHGSALPLPLFRAMVEADVAATEGGPISYCLPYSRAPISEAVKAWAACCELIAEQPDPMHLESFGGCMLGQLCPPSLLVALSVLETLFFREHGLSDVSLSYAQQTHPGQDLEAIAALRRLGAERLGGADWHVVLYTFMGVFPRTPVGSFRILEESVRLAVRSGSERLIVKTPAEAHRIPTIAENVDALEFAASIDRDERQRPPEVEATESGIYEEARMLIDSTLELAPTVGEALIKAFSQGHLDVPYCLHQDNSNKSRAYVDAGGMLQWAEAGLMPLRVERGGSRRPVTAKGLLTMLGFNEQRFDREQLTHGHLRSVQYTPPPRPAAQILS, encoded by the coding sequence ATGACAGGGTCCGAGACAGGCGTCGCACCCCGCGCGGGGTCCGATGTCACCCCGCGAGGACGGTTCTCACGCCATGTGCGCGAGGCACACGCGCAGGGCCGCCTGGTGGTGCAGCCGAGAATGGGGTTCGCGGATCTCGCGACGATGCGGGAGGGGCTGATCCAGGCTCGCGAAGCCGACGCGGCCACGATCGGCACCGTCACCCTCGACAGCTACACCCGCGTCAACGACCACGACTCGGCGCGGCAGGCGCTGCGCACCGGCGCCGAGTTGAACGGATTCCCGCTGGTGGCGCACGGCTCCTCCGCCACCAGGGACATGCTCGACTCGGTGGAGCGGTCCGACTTCCCCGTCCAGGTGCGGCACGGTTCCGCGCTTCCCCTTCCGCTCTTCCGCGCGATGGTCGAAGCCGATGTCGCCGCCACCGAGGGCGGCCCCATCTCGTACTGCCTCCCCTACAGCCGCGCGCCGATCAGTGAGGCGGTCAAAGCGTGGGCGGCGTGCTGCGAACTCATCGCGGAGCAGCCGGACCCGATGCACCTGGAGAGCTTCGGCGGCTGCATGCTCGGGCAGTTGTGCCCGCCGAGCCTGCTCGTCGCGCTGAGTGTGCTGGAGACCCTGTTCTTCCGTGAGCACGGGCTGAGCGACGTCTCCCTGAGCTACGCCCAGCAGACCCACCCGGGGCAGGACCTTGAGGCCATCGCCGCGCTGCGGCGCCTCGGGGCCGAACGCCTCGGCGGAGCCGACTGGCACGTGGTGCTCTACACGTTCATGGGCGTGTTCCCCCGTACGCCCGTGGGCTCCTTCAGGATCCTTGAGGAAAGTGTGCGGCTCGCGGTGCGCAGCGGCAGCGAGCGACTGATCGTGAAGACCCCGGCGGAGGCCCACCGCATTCCGACGATCGCGGAGAACGTCGACGCGCTGGAGTTCGCCGCCTCCATCGACCGCGACGAGCGGCAGCGCCCCCCGGAGGTCGAGGCGACCGAGTCGGGGATCTACGAAGAGGCGCGGATGCTCATCGACAGCACCCTGGAGCTCGCGCCGACCGTCGGCGAGGCGCTGATCAAGGCGTTCTCGCAGGGCCACCTCGACGTTCCGTACTGCCTGCACCAGGACAACTCCAACAAATCCAGGGCCTACGTCGACGCCGGCGGCATGCTCCAGTGGGCCGAGGCCGGTCTGATGCCGCTGCGCGTGGAGCGGGGCGGCTCCCGTCGCCCGGTCACCGCCAAGGGGCTGCTGACGATGCTCGGATTCAACGAACAGCGCTTCGACCGTGAGCAGTTGACCCACGGCCACCTCCGGAGTGTCCAGTACACCCCGCCGCCCCGCCCCGCCGCACAGATCCTGTCGTGA
- a CDS encoding transporter substrate-binding domain-containing protein: MTTSTLDAVRERGALRAVVSRGIRGLSLRGEDGRWTGLDTDIARAVAAAALGDGEAVEWVPSDPADRLTTLVGGEAELTVCNLSWTLGREATLPVLFAGVTCYDGEGFLVRADSGITTPQQLAGHRVAVQAGTTSAANLAAWYGSRGLSVEPVAHPTPAETLAGYADGGCVAYVLDRVALAGERAALEDPGAHLILDEAISREPMAAAVRDGDASWYKLCRWVLQLLVSAEHHVDEVGEREKALAQAAETAGVHGPAVGLDTDWAARVLDAVGTYADVYARNLGPATGLDVPRGLNELWTKGGLHYALPLH; encoded by the coding sequence GTGACCACTTCCACTCTCGATGCCGTACGTGAGCGCGGGGCGCTGCGCGCCGTGGTCAGCCGCGGTATCCGCGGTCTGTCACTGCGCGGCGAGGACGGCCGCTGGACCGGGCTCGACACCGACATCGCACGTGCCGTGGCCGCCGCCGCCCTCGGTGACGGCGAGGCCGTCGAGTGGGTCCCCTCCGACCCCGCCGACCGTCTCACCACCCTCGTGGGGGGCGAGGCGGAACTGACCGTCTGCAACCTGAGCTGGACCCTCGGCAGGGAGGCGACCCTGCCCGTGCTGTTCGCGGGCGTCACCTGCTACGACGGCGAGGGGTTCCTCGTCCGCGCGGACAGCGGCATCACCACCCCCCAGCAGCTCGCGGGGCACCGGGTCGCCGTACAGGCGGGCACCACGAGCGCCGCCAACCTCGCCGCCTGGTACGGGAGCCGCGGCCTCTCGGTCGAGCCGGTGGCCCACCCGACCCCGGCGGAGACGCTGGCCGGCTACGCCGACGGCGGCTGCGTCGCCTACGTACTCGACCGGGTGGCGCTCGCGGGGGAGCGGGCGGCACTGGAGGACCCCGGCGCCCACCTGATACTCGACGAGGCCATCTCGCGTGAGCCGATGGCGGCGGCCGTCCGTGACGGTGACGCGTCCTGGTACAAGCTCTGCCGCTGGGTGCTCCAGCTCCTGGTCTCCGCCGAGCACCACGTGGACGAGGTCGGCGAGCGGGAGAAGGCGCTCGCCCAGGCCGCCGAGACCGCGGGCGTGCACGGCCCCGCCGTGGGGCTCGACACGGACTGGGCGGCGCGGGTCCTCGACGCCGTCGGCACGTACGCGGACGTCTACGCCCGCAACCTCGGCCCGGCGACAGGCCTGGACGTCCCCCGCGGCCTCAACGAGCTGTGGACCAAGGGCGGCCTGCACTACGCCCTGCCCCTGCACTGA
- a CDS encoding DMT family transporter codes for MTTETKPANQEKKGAIELTAAMVLSGTLGVFVIESGASPFNVVFFRCLFGTITLGLYCLVRGFFKNHNFTPKKLGLAALGGVFIVFNWAFLFESYEGTSISVATVVYHTQPFYVVLLGALLFRDKLTATKFGWLGVAFIGLILVAGVSASDLTGGGDTAYLQGLGYALLAAVFYAISTVITKRVTGVKPHLVALVQLVLGIFLLLPFTALSEMKNMGGDWGWLVGLGVIHTCVMYVLMYSAYQKLPTPKIAVLAFVYPAVAMLMDWAVYGHSVSWLQALGIPLIVAASLGINLGWSFKGRRPAAVQQAAPKAPAAGSTTTTESKIEVQSGGNR; via the coding sequence ATGACCACTGAGACCAAGCCGGCGAACCAGGAGAAGAAGGGAGCGATCGAGCTGACCGCGGCGATGGTGCTCTCAGGAACCCTGGGAGTCTTCGTCATCGAGTCGGGCGCCTCGCCCTTCAACGTGGTCTTCTTCCGCTGCCTGTTCGGCACCATCACCCTCGGCCTCTACTGCCTGGTGCGCGGCTTCTTCAAGAACCACAACTTCACCCCGAAGAAGCTCGGCCTCGCCGCTCTCGGCGGCGTCTTCATCGTCTTCAACTGGGCGTTCCTCTTCGAGTCGTACGAGGGCACGTCCATCTCCGTGGCCACCGTCGTCTACCACACACAGCCGTTCTACGTGGTGCTGCTCGGGGCCCTGCTCTTCCGTGACAAGCTCACCGCCACCAAGTTCGGCTGGCTCGGGGTCGCCTTCATCGGCCTGATCCTCGTCGCGGGTGTGTCCGCCTCCGACCTGACGGGCGGCGGCGACACCGCCTACCTCCAGGGGCTCGGCTACGCCCTGCTCGCCGCGGTCTTCTACGCCATCTCCACCGTCATCACCAAACGCGTCACCGGTGTGAAGCCGCACCTGGTCGCCCTGGTCCAGCTGGTCCTCGGCATCTTCCTGCTGCTGCCCTTCACCGCCCTCAGCGAGATGAAGAACATGGGCGGCGACTGGGGCTGGCTGGTCGGCCTCGGTGTGATCCACACCTGCGTCATGTACGTCCTCATGTACTCCGCGTACCAGAAGCTGCCCACGCCGAAGATCGCCGTCCTCGCCTTCGTGTACCCGGCCGTCGCGATGCTCATGGACTGGGCCGTGTACGGGCACAGCGTGAGCTGGCTCCAGGCACTCGGCATCCCGCTGATCGTCGCCGCCAGCCTCGGCATCAACCTTGGCTGGTCCTTCAAGGGACGGCGTCCCGCCGCCGTCCAGCAGGCAGCGCCGAAGGCGCCCGCTGCCGGTAGCACCACGACCACAGAATCCAAGATCGAGGTCCAGTCCGGAGGCAACCGATGA
- a CDS encoding aspartate-semialdehyde dehydrogenase, which produces MTLVTDTKAPRIAIVGATGAVGNTLIGLIESRGLRYRSVHLVASARSAGTELTVDGVAYPVQAVDEFDFGQVDLAFFSAGTEASEQWVPKATEAGAVVIDNTIAYRMDPDTPLVVPQVNAHELDERPKSGVIANPNCSTIPLVRLLQGVERRWGIRQAVVSTYQAASGLGHPGVDELKDSSRAALESPGEEYPNKEFTPSLAFNVIPKIDRFLDTGFTLEEQKMLQESRKILGMPHLDVTTTCVRVPVVTGHSEAVWIEAQGVVDRDELVEVLAELPEVTVHDRESRREFPTPTTIDDPYRVHVGRVRVNPNNPRAFWLWLVADNLTIGAALNAIQIAEELIARDTL; this is translated from the coding sequence ATGACCCTCGTCACCGACACCAAGGCACCACGTATAGCGATAGTCGGCGCGACCGGCGCCGTAGGCAACACCCTGATAGGCCTGATCGAGAGCCGGGGCCTGCGCTACCGCTCCGTCCACCTGGTCGCCTCGGCCCGCTCGGCCGGCACCGAGCTGACCGTCGACGGTGTCGCGTACCCCGTCCAGGCCGTGGACGAGTTCGACTTCGGCCAGGTCGACCTGGCGTTCTTCTCGGCCGGTACCGAGGCGAGCGAGCAGTGGGTGCCGAAGGCCACCGAGGCCGGCGCCGTCGTCATCGACAACACCATCGCCTACCGCATGGACCCGGACACCCCGCTGGTCGTCCCGCAGGTCAACGCCCACGAGCTGGACGAACGCCCCAAGTCGGGGGTGATCGCCAACCCGAACTGCTCGACCATCCCGCTGGTCAGGCTGCTCCAGGGCGTCGAGCGCAGGTGGGGAATACGCCAGGCCGTCGTCAGCACCTACCAGGCGGCCTCCGGGCTCGGCCACCCCGGTGTGGACGAGCTGAAGGACTCCAGCCGGGCCGCTCTGGAGAGCCCGGGGGAGGAGTACCCCAACAAGGAGTTCACCCCCTCCCTCGCCTTCAACGTCATACCGAAGATCGACCGTTTCCTGGACACCGGCTTCACCCTTGAGGAGCAGAAGATGCTCCAGGAGTCCAGGAAGATACTCGGCATGCCCCACCTGGACGTCACCACCACCTGTGTCCGCGTGCCGGTCGTCACCGGCCACTCGGAGGCCGTGTGGATAGAGGCCCAGGGCGTCGTGGACCGCGACGAACTCGTGGAGGTGCTCGCCGAACTCCCCGAGGTGACCGTGCACGACCGGGAGTCGCGCCGCGAGTTCCCGACCCCCACCACGATCGACGACCCCTACCGGGTGCACGTCGGCCGTGTCCGGGTGAACCCGAACAACCCGCGGGCCTTCTGGCTCTGGCTGGTCGCCGACAACCTCACCATCGGCGCCGCCCTCAACGCGATCCAGATCGCGGAGGAGCTCATCGCGCGGGACACCCTGTGA
- a CDS encoding amino acid kinase family protein translates to MRASPAATDSSDAGLRAPAVLKFGGSSFRTLASYAQLAEDLSRRVEEENTHLVVVVSGQPGETEQFRERLSQVNPHPEDETVAGLLTLADTVGAQLLATALHRRGRTATVLAGHQLGLTTDSSFMWARLEHTDPEPLRTAVRDNEVVVIPGGQAADKEGRPTWLGKNSSDLSAVAVAAAVGAARCEIHSDVDGIYSCDPHLVSGSKLLSQVSYNTAALMSLYGAKVLHRRAVRLAQRHKIEIVCRYNRAPFPTGSVIGTAGSTVAAVVLNQRSAALRYETDDLADQAYKVFHGANIDVVRLTSGPLVAVTGGFVDLPEFQRRHGLTPGEYAGVPLTAVRGSQVVTQLAADEEDALHVAQRLHDHVNRPGTDVGPQAPLPELMELLEMQGA, encoded by the coding sequence GTGAGGGCCTCGCCGGCGGCAACGGACTCGTCCGATGCCGGGCTCCGGGCGCCCGCGGTACTGAAGTTCGGAGGCTCCAGCTTCCGGACGCTCGCCTCCTACGCGCAACTGGCCGAGGATCTGTCCAGGCGCGTCGAGGAGGAGAACACGCACCTGGTGGTCGTGGTGAGCGGCCAGCCGGGTGAGACCGAGCAGTTCAGGGAACGGCTCAGCCAGGTCAACCCGCACCCCGAGGACGAGACCGTGGCGGGGCTGCTGACCCTCGCGGACACGGTGGGAGCGCAGCTCCTCGCCACGGCCCTGCACCGCAGGGGCCGCACCGCGACGGTCCTCGCGGGACACCAGCTGGGGCTGACCACCGACTCGTCGTTCATGTGGGCGCGGCTGGAGCACACCGACCCCGAGCCGCTGCGTACGGCGGTACGTGACAACGAGGTGGTGGTGATCCCCGGCGGCCAGGCCGCCGACAAGGAGGGCCGCCCGACCTGGCTCGGCAAGAACAGCTCGGACCTGTCCGCGGTGGCCGTCGCCGCCGCGGTCGGGGCGGCCCGGTGCGAGATCCACTCGGACGTCGACGGCATCTACAGCTGCGACCCGCACCTGGTCTCCGGCTCGAAGCTGTTGTCGCAGGTCTCGTACAACACGGCGGCGCTGATGTCGCTGTACGGCGCGAAGGTGCTGCACCGCAGGGCGGTACGGCTCGCCCAGCGCCACAAGATCGAAATCGTCTGCCGCTACAACAGGGCCCCGTTCCCCACGGGTTCCGTGATCGGCACCGCGGGTTCCACGGTGGCGGCCGTGGTGCTCAACCAGCGCTCCGCGGCGCTGCGGTACGAGACGGACGACCTCGCCGACCAGGCCTACAAGGTGTTCCACGGCGCCAACATCGACGTCGTACGCCTCACCTCGGGGCCGCTGGTGGCCGTGACCGGGGGCTTCGTCGACCTGCCCGAGTTCCAACGGCGGCACGGTCTGACGCCCGGTGAGTACGCGGGGGTGCCGCTGACCGCGGTCCGAGGCAGCCAGGTGGTCACCCAGCTGGCCGCCGACGAGGAAGACGCGCTGCACGTCGCGCAGCGCCTGCACGACCATGTGAACCGCCCCGGCACGGATGTCGGCCCGCAAGCGCCGCTGCCTGAGCTGATGGAACTACTAGAGATGCAGGGAGCCTGA
- a CDS encoding TauD/TfdA family dioxygenase, whose translation MTATTDLGATAAAVTVPTFREIALPDEVRDSLGEQLGRLADPNVDIDRSMARLHQIFATIPTELLQQLLDFGRHNDTPGVALVSNLPVDAELPPTPSDGGPSTEKTSFVAEGVLLGLSGLLGEPMGVLTEKAGQLVHDVIPVAGGSKTQTNQGSEVFLNFHSDIMHDVIGRYDIANPDFLVLSCLRQDHDGLAGTYYADARDISAALPAETLETLRSPLFRLNAPGSYVRNVAGGQDVLSEPVPMISGHDTFPEIAISANGVHALTSGAREALETLQATCKRVSHEVLLAPGQAMLINNRKGVHARSTFTARYDGADRWLQRTYVRRSLWNVRYRVTDENRRVHY comes from the coding sequence ATGACCGCGACCACCGACCTCGGCGCGACGGCCGCCGCCGTCACCGTGCCCACCTTCCGCGAGATCGCCCTGCCCGACGAGGTGCGGGACTCGCTCGGAGAGCAGCTCGGGCGGCTGGCGGACCCGAACGTGGACATTGACCGTTCCATGGCCCGCCTCCACCAGATATTCGCGACCATCCCGACCGAACTGCTCCAGCAGCTCCTCGACTTCGGGCGCCACAACGACACCCCGGGCGTCGCCCTCGTCAGCAACCTCCCGGTCGACGCGGAGCTGCCGCCGACACCGTCCGACGGCGGGCCGAGCACGGAGAAGACGTCGTTCGTCGCCGAGGGTGTGCTGCTCGGGCTGAGCGGACTGCTCGGTGAGCCCATGGGCGTACTCACGGAGAAAGCGGGACAGCTCGTCCACGACGTCATTCCGGTGGCGGGAGGATCGAAGACCCAGACCAATCAGGGGTCGGAGGTCTTCCTCAACTTCCACAGCGACATCATGCACGACGTGATCGGCCGCTACGACATAGCCAACCCCGACTTCCTCGTCCTCAGCTGCCTGCGCCAGGACCACGACGGACTGGCCGGCACGTACTACGCCGACGCCAGGGACATATCGGCCGCCCTGCCCGCCGAGACGCTGGAGACCCTGCGCAGCCCGCTCTTCCGCCTCAACGCGCCCGGCTCCTACGTCCGCAACGTGGCGGGCGGCCAGGACGTCCTGTCCGAGCCGGTACCGATGATCAGCGGCCACGACACCTTCCCCGAGATCGCCATCTCCGCCAACGGTGTGCACGCCCTCACCAGCGGGGCGCGTGAGGCCCTTGAGACCCTCCAGGCCACCTGCAAGCGGGTCTCCCACGAGGTCCTGCTCGCCCCTGGCCAGGCCATGCTGATCAACAACCGCAAGGGAGTGCACGCCCGTTCCACCTTCACCGCCCGCTACGACGGCGCCGACCGC